In Aspergillus fumigatus Af293 chromosome 2, whole genome shotgun sequence, a genomic segment contains:
- a CDS encoding alpha/beta hydrolase, with amino-acid sequence MMYNDGVQPPACLFIPPVEPCLDPETKSFSPGPQPSLLVFIEQVTRRKTMKVPTALSLAALLCAGSATAQNLSYGADNFYRSDSVTLRPITFKNQFQMTVAGNLFVPRSQNLTGSGDVPAIIVGHPMGAVKEQSANLYATKLAEQGFVTLSLDLQFWGGSSGEPRNGVSPDLFAEVFSAAVDYLGTQNVVAVDRQRIGAVGICASGGFVISAAKIDPRIRAIATVSMYDMGAVSRNGLRHSQSLAERQAIISNAAQQRWVELEDPSQTQYTGGTPNELTPSTDAVSREFYDFYRTSRGEITPPGSTPELTTHPTLTSSLKFMNFYPFHDIDSIAPRPLLFISGDQAHSREFSEDAYARAVQPKEMLWIPGAGHVDLYDRVDLIPFDRLTQFFQTNLARNGTASSTR; translated from the coding sequence ATGATGTACAACGATGGCGTGCAACCTCCAGCGTGCTTATTTATACCACCGGTCGAACCGTGCCTCGATCCAGAGACGAAATCATTCTCTCCTGGACCTCAACCAAGTCTCCTAGTCTTTATCGAACAAGTAACCCGACGCAAGACCATGAAGGTTCCGACAGCCCTTAGCCTGGCCGCACTACTCTGCGCAGGGTCGGCTACCGCCCAGAACCTCTCCTATGGCGCAGACAACTTCTACCGCAGTGACAGTGTCACCCTGCGGCCTATCACATTCAAGAACCAGTTTCAGATGACGGTGGCTGGCAACCTCTTTGTCCCCCGTAGTCAGAACCTCACCGGCAGCGGTGATGTCCCAGCTATCATCGTGGGCCATCCGATGGGCGCCGTGAAGGAGCAGAGCGCGAACCTGTATGCCACCAAGCTGGCGGAACAGGGATTCGTGACTCTATCCCTGGACCTCCAGTTCTGGGGCGGAAGCTCCGGGGAGCCGCGTAATGGCGTGTCTCCCGATCTATTCGCCGAAGTCTTCAGCGCCGCAGTCGACTACCTCGGCACACAGAACGTCGTCGCCGTCGACCGCCAGCGCATCGGTGCAGTGGGTATCTGTGCGAGTGGTGGTTTTGTCATCAGCGCGGCCAAGATTGACCCGCGCATTCGGGCCATAGCCACAGTGAGCATGTACGACATGGGCGCCGTCAGCCGTAACGGACTACGTCACTCCCAGAGCCTCGCCGAACGCCAGGCCATCATCAGTAACGCAGCACAGCAACGCTGGGTCGAGCTGGAGGACCCCAGCCAGACCCAGTACACCGGCGGCACTCCGAACGAGTTGACTCCCAGCACCGACGCCGTCAGCCGCGAATTCTACGACTTCTACCGCACCTCCCGCGGCGAGATCACCCCCCCCGGATCGACCCCCGAGCTCACCACTCACCCGACTCTAACCAGCAGCCTCAAGTTCATGAACTTCTACCCCTTCCACGATATCGACTCGATTGCCCCGCGTCCAttgctcttcatctccgGCGACCAGGCCCACTCCCGCGAGTTCAGCGAGGATGCGTATGCCCGGGCCGTCCAGCCAAAGGAGATGCTCTGGATTCCCGGTGCCGGCCATGTTGACCTCTACGACCGTGTGGATCTCATCCCCTTTGACAGACTCACGCAGTTCTTCCAGACGAACCTCGCCCGCAATGGGACTGCTTCCAGCACTCGGTGA